CTATATCCGCATCAACCTCAGTAGGTTGAGTACATGCATCAATAGCAGTGTTAGGATCTTTGAGCAGATGTCCGGTAACTACACAAGTGATTGTTTCACCTTTGTCAATGACTCCTTGGTCCACAAGTTTTTTAAGACCTGCAATGGAAGCTGCAGAAGCCGGTTCAACACCAATACCCTCAGTTCTTGCAAGTAACTTTTGAGCATCCAATATCTCTTCATCGGTTACTGTTTCTGAGTATCCGTTGGAATCATAGATTGCATTCAATGCCTTGATGTCACTTACAGGAGCACCGATACGTATGGCGGTAGCGATGGTTTCAGGATTTTCCACAGGCACCACTCTTCTGTCACCTTTCTTGAATGCGTTTGTGACAGGGCATGCGCCTTCAGCCTGAATACCAGTCATCATCGGCAAGTCCTTAATGAATCCTGCGTCGTAAAACTCTTTCACTCCTTTCCAGATAGCTGAAATGTTGCCCGCATTACCTACAGGCAAGATAATTCTGTCAGGAGCTTGCCAACCGAGATCCCTGACGATTTCATAACCGATTGTTTTTTGTCCTTCAAGTCTGTAAGGGTTGATTGAGTTTAATAAGTAAAGATGTTTTTCCAATGCAAGAGCGGTCATGGCCTCAAGTGCCTCATCGAAGTTTCCATTGATTGACATTACTTCGGCGCCGTGGAACATTGCCTGTGCCAATTTTCCAAGTGCAACCTTTCCTGAAGGTAAAAATACAATGCAGCGTAATCCTGCACGGGCGGCATAAGCTGAAAGTGATGCGGAAGTGTTACCTGTTGATGCGCAACCAACGGTGTCCACGCCCAATTCCATTGCCTTGGTCATTCCAACGGTCATTCCCCTGTCCTTAAAACTTCCGGTAGGGTTTGATCCTTCCACTTTGACATATAGGTTTACTCCAAGTTCGTCGCCTAACTTGTCACATTTGCAGAATGGGGTTCCCCCTTCGTCAAGAGAGACTATTTTTGTCTCATCGACAGGAATGCATTCCTTGAATTTCCATAAATTGTCTTTTCTACCGTCAAAAACGTCTTTTGAAACATCGATTTCGTTGACGAGCTCAAGTACTGATCCACATTTTTCACAAGTGTAGATCACTTCATCGTCGTCGTATTCTTCTCCACATGAAACACATCTTATCATAAAAAATCACATATATATTTTTTAAAATTATTTTATATAAAATTTAACTTAAAACTGAAGTTATAAACTCCGCAATAGGCAGTGTAAGATAAACCTCAATGACGCCGGCAATTATCATCAGAACTGTGGCAACCATCAAAAGGATTATGGCCTGCTTTAGCTTATCGAAATTTTCAACGTATGATGCATACAGCTTATTTGAAATTGAAACGTTTTCTTGTTTTAGAAAGGTCTTAAGGAATCTTAAAAGAAAATTGAATAAGACAAAGCCTGATGCACAAGCTATAACGCATGAAGGCAATTCAAAAATGCCATGAGGCACCAGCATCAGCAATGTAAGGAACAAATCGTCCTGAACCGCAGTGAAATATCCTATAAAAAATCCGTTGAAGGCAAGAATCAGTGCTGAAAAACAACATAATATTCCTAATATGAACATCAGGAAAACTATCTTGATGTTATTTGAGAATATGCTTTGGAAGGTTATTGTTATCTCCCCGGATCGAACCTGATTTTCAACCTGCTCAACGACGGGATTCAAATAGGCATGCAGATTTGGCTCGAGAAAATAGCCCAGAAGCAATGAAATGACAAGAATGGCTATTGAAACGTATATTGCCAACTTGTTTTCTGTGAATGCCAACTTTATTTCTTTTTTGAAATCCATCATTATATCAGTGTGTTTGCAAGCTCTCTGGCTTCAACCTGCTTTTCGTGCAAATCGTCCATGAACTCTTCCATCAGCTCTGCGGTTTTCATCTTGCAGTCGCCGCAGCGAAGGGTTCCGTTCAGGCAATCCTGTCTTATCTGCGCAAGTTCCTTGTCATCGTCAATGAAGTGGTAGAGCAGCATTTCATAAATGACGCACTTGTCCACCTCTCCTCCGAGTTCCTCCTGTTCTTTAAGGGTTTCCCTTCCACCGGTTTTTGCGGATTTGACCTTTTTAACCACATCCTTGGTTTCATCATTGAGATAAATTGCGGTGTTCGGTTTAGAACTGCTCATCTTGTCCCCTGTAAGGCCTGTGAGGAACCTGTGGTATGTTGATGCAGGCTGTATGAATCCTGTTTCCTCATGCAATCTGTGGGCAATGTCCCTAGTTAGCCTTATGTGAGGATCCTGGTCTATTCCAACAGGCACAACAACCTTTTTGGGACCTCCGAACTCCTCAATTTGTGGAAGCAGAATGTCTGCAACTTGCATTAGTGGCGCTTGCACATGTGCAATGTTTGTTGAGTTTTCAAATCCATAAATTGCCTTCAGTTGGCTGAAATTGGTCTTGTTGGCGGCCTTGAATGCTAAGTTTTGCAACTGTTGGTTTTGGGATTGCAGGTAAACGTTTACATTGTCCCTTTCAAGGTCAAGCCCCAATGCAATCCAGTTGGTCAAATATTCGTTGACCGCTATTTCACGGCCTTTCTCAAAGCTCATGTCACGTGCGGCATATGCCTCCAGATCAGCAATAGGCAAAGACAGCATTGCGCCCATGTCCTGGTACCATTTAAGTTGGTCCACCACCATCTTGTGGCCAATGTGCATCTGTCCACTTGGCATCATACCTGTCACGACTGCAAAGTCCTTGTTCTGATTG
The window above is part of the Methanobrevibacter thaueri genome. Proteins encoded here:
- a CDS encoding stage II sporulation protein M, whose translation is MDFKKEIKLAFTENKLAIYVSIAILVISLLLGYFLEPNLHAYLNPVVEQVENQVRSGEITITFQSIFSNNIKIVFLMFILGILCCFSALILAFNGFFIGYFTAVQDDLFLTLLMLVPHGIFELPSCVIACASGFVLFNFLLRFLKTFLKQENVSISNKLYASYVENFDKLKQAIILLMVATVLMIIAGVIEVYLTLPIAEFITSVLS
- a CDS encoding tryptophan--tRNA ligase encodes the protein MADLIDPWASFTLDYDKLVNQFGIGKISEILNDIKNPQRLMQRGVIFGHREFNEINNLINQNKDFAVVTGMMPSGQMHIGHKMVVDQLKWYQDMGAMLSLPIADLEAYAARDMSFEKGREIAVNEYLTNWIALGLDLERDNVNVYLQSQNQQLQNLAFKAANKTNFSQLKAIYGFENSTNIAHVQAPLMQVADILLPQIEEFGGPKKVVVPVGIDQDPHIRLTRDIAHRLHEETGFIQPASTYHRFLTGLTGDKMSSSKPNTAIYLNDETKDVVKKVKSAKTGGRETLKEQEELGGEVDKCVIYEMLLYHFIDDDKELAQIRQDCLNGTLRCGDCKMKTAELMEEFMDDLHEKQVEARELANTLI
- the thrC gene encoding threonine synthase; its protein translation is MIRCVSCGEEYDDDEVIYTCEKCGSVLELVNEIDVSKDVFDGRKDNLWKFKECIPVDETKIVSLDEGGTPFCKCDKLGDELGVNLYVKVEGSNPTGSFKDRGMTVGMTKAMELGVDTVGCASTGNTSASLSAYAARAGLRCIVFLPSGKVALGKLAQAMFHGAEVMSINGNFDEALEAMTALALEKHLYLLNSINPYRLEGQKTIGYEIVRDLGWQAPDRIILPVGNAGNISAIWKGVKEFYDAGFIKDLPMMTGIQAEGACPVTNAFKKGDRRVVPVENPETIATAIRIGAPVSDIKALNAIYDSNGYSETVTDEEILDAQKLLARTEGIGVEPASAASIAGLKKLVDQGVIDKGETITCVVTGHLLKDPNTAIDACTQPTEVDADIDTLREILMNK